atatattttgtttgtctCGTGTAACCATTTCAGTGATCAATCGGTACTATAATAATTTGGGACAAATTCTTTGCACGCACATTTGATATTTAACACATACAGTAATTCTAGAAAGATACAGAGTCGAGATTCAGAGGTTACTGCTAATTTATGAGaatttatcaaaatgtatttcGTGGTTATAGctctgaataaaaattatgtatttaattattttttaactggaCAATAATGCGCTAAGTACactgaaaagtttttattttatgtaataggaggcaaacggacacgaggctcacctgatgttaagtgaaccATAGCACATACATTGCCaaagggctcgcaagtgcgtgcTTGTCTTTTAAGACTTCTtaagctcttttcttaaaggaccctaagtcgatttgttttggaaatacttcagtgtgcacatagtggtggtgatTAACCTAACCTGAACTTTTTCGCTATTAATTTAAGTGATCttgttaattttaaccaaCGTTTTGAATGCTTACTAAACAAACTAATGACAaagacaattaataataagaaaccACCAATTATCATAATACCTAAACTAATTAGTTTCCACGATTATACGATTTAAATGTTCTACATTCGTGCTACAGATACCAATACATTAATAGTAATTGGATTTGTTTAaggaaaatactaaatataatgcTATACTAGTCTAACTATGcggttaaaataaacaaaataataattgttcatTTGCGTCGTAAAGAGAAACAACTGACAGTCAGTCTTCAACTTCATTCTCTGACAACTTCACTTGTTTTGGAGTTGAGACTTGTGGGAGCTTGCCAGCTATTCGTGTAACTGCGTGGAGATgttctctctgcatcttctacggCATTTGCCATGGGGAgcgttcagaggagttgttcggactaataTCAGccgctgagtttcattatcggatgtcaaggcagaatacaaaataccatccgtatcaccttcgTATCGTATCGTATTtagttagtatatatttatttcatcttcTAAGTGAATGCTCTTAAAACTCTTAATGAGAAACGCAAATATACCTAAATATACCtacagaataataaatacaaattaaaaaagaaattattgaatgttataaataaataattaacttaaaccATATTTATCCTCTTCAAATTATTAGCGCTACttggttattttatattttctgtgCCTCTTCTTCTTTACTACTTCTCTattactggaggttggccgtCAGCCTCGTGAAACGTGTATTGTCCTATGCCAGATGTAACAACTCTCATAACTTATGacaagatattttatttttcaaccCCCCGGGGTTTGAATTGACCCTATAAGTTGGTGTGGAATATGCAAGACCTTTTTATTCctttaaaaacaatgtaaaaaGCAAATCTTACGATAATGTCTCAGTTCCGTACATAGTAATAGTTCAAGTGGAAAACGCGCGATTTGTACGAAGTGACCTCTCTTTTACGGACAATGCAAGGGGATTGTGTAACTTAAAGAATATTACGTACGAACGTCCGAAACGCGTTTCATTGCGGATGTATaccgtaaataatttttaattgaactcGAAACAGAACAAATCTAATCTAACCAGTTGAACATAAACCACTTCttgtatggaaattgtattcgtttttacaacaaactcccaagcgaattatcactgaataaattcaatactCTCGGTAAACGtcaattaatcaataaagctttttttataaatttgacgactATTTCAATGATCCTTACCGTTAGGATTAATTTGCTccatttcaaacaatttgtatgactcaaaacttagctattaaaaagagcggcggagagtttcttgggaactggtagtaaatgtaaatttttcaatttaacattttttctgttgacattcataagtgtacctatatgaataaagttattttgaattgaGTAATTACAATTTCAGTATTATTCCGTGTTTTTGACTGCGCTACGGGTGACAGTTCTCTAATCGTAAGATTTAGAAACAGGATTGACAACTAACTAATGACTCCCGTCtatcaaaatacaatttatttttgacatttaatacTCGTTTTGTTACCCTAATACAATATGTACTACGAAACGGaatttaaggaaataaaactaaatataaaattaaaataaaccatCAATTTACACTACTTTTTAAGACCTTCTGGCAATTCGAAGTGGTAGAGGCCTGATTACCTGTAAGGTACTCCTACCTTTAACAGGCATCGATCTCACAAAAGCTTTTctttctattataaataactgttactttattttgtacacaatgtttgtaagtttttgtgagaaaaataattattaataaccttTAAGCTTTAAACTGCTCGTACATAAAATACCTTATCAACGTCTTCCAAgcgaaaaataattactacatTATATCTTGAGGGTTATCTGGATCGGATATGCGactgttttgttttgaatgtGATTTTGGCTACTACTCATATACCTTACAATATAGTCAACGAGAAAATGAAATCCCTACTAAACTAACTGCCGCGTTTTGGAGACACTTTGACCCcggaatttattatttctgttaTAATCACTGATGTACGATTGTAAGTTGAGTCCGTACGCGTATAACTTCCGAACGACTGCACTgcaaactttaataaaattcaatttaattcataataataattaacttactATGTGTAAGTGAATAACACTTCTGCTTGTGATCTTTCAGGTAAATTCGCAGGGcacaatttaacattaatacgAAGATACAGACCgaataatagataaataatctAACTATGGTGTTACacacgtttttaaataaatactttataagtttatttccTGAATAATTTCctgtttatacaatttaattatatactaaacATTTCCACgagatatttgttttacctATAGTTGAATATAGTAACCACAATTTTTTcgcgtattttataaaaagcagGAAATATTCAATTGTATGAACTGGACAAGGTTAactagaaaataaaatcagtaattaaaatcgtattattattttattgaatataaatatacataatattattcgaAACTTAAGGGCCATGCGTAAGcacaatacaattaaaatatataactgtgTTATCATTTTAGTATCTGTTAGGAAAAGTTCAGCCAAACGCTTGCCAAATAGGCCaattaacaaatgtttaatataaacgtttattacCTTATAACGATATTAAAACCTTAAGCTCAACGTGACTAGAACCTTAATGGAActttttaattgctttattGAATCGTGCGTCAAATTGATTACGATATGGGTTCCCGTATACAACACACACAGCGAATCTCATTGTATCCGTGAGATTCCATTGAAATTGATAAAGGCACCGCTTGCAATACTAGTATTGCTTCAAACTTTGTCCTATCAAGCCGCGTGATGTGGAAGATTATTTGTTTAGTTAGCATCGTGGTTGCGACACCTACCAACCCTGGTGTCAACTTCACACCGATCAAcgaattttcattaaaactaCTAAACAATGTTTATGCTTTTCAAGAGAGTTTTGGTGAAAACAATGTGGCCATCTCACCTCTATCTGTATGGAGCATATTCTCTCTGCTAGCTGAAGGATCGGCTGGGGAGACTTTTCTGGAGTTAATGAGAGAGTTGCGGCTGCCAAACGACCTACGATCAACTCAGGCACTGCACGCTGCTGTGGCAAATCTATTAAAGAATTCAGATAGAGATGTCACGCTTAAAGGACAATCAGCTATGTTCTCCGACAAGAACTTAAAGATACACAAGGAGTTTTGTGATTCagcaaattattataataatgaagtGTACTTTGTTGATCCGACTAATACAACACTACTCGCGCAGGATATAAATTACTACATATGCGTAGCAACAGAAGGAAAAATACGCAATGCCGTGCAACCCAAGCACTTGGAGAATTTACGGATGATATTAGTGGACGCTTTGTACTTTAAAGCAAGCTGGACGTATCCCTTTGACCCTACTCAGACGAAAGAGGAAGCGTTTTATAATTGGCAAGGAAAGACAATTGGTTCAGTCAACATGATGTATCATAAGGCAGCTCATAACTTCGGAGATTCAAATCAAATCCGTGCTCAAATATTGGAAATGACATATGGCAAGAAGGAACAGTTTTCAATGTTGATTCTTCTGCCATTCGACGGGATGCCGATAAAGGCCCTGTTGGACAACCTAGCGAGCCAGCCATTAAACTGGATGACAGACTTCAAATATGGTGAATTACCGGAGATAGATTGCTATATACCAAGATTTAAGATATCCACGCAAGCAGATTTAATACCACCCTTACAATACTCAGGAATTCAACGGATTTTTGAAGCTGACAAGGCGGAGTTGCCAGGTGTATCTGACAGTCCcctatatatttctaaaacagTGCAAAGTGTTGAAATTGAAGTGACCGAAGAAGGTACTGTGGCCGCAGCATCTACTGTCGTTGGTTTAGAAGACCGAATTCTAGGACAGAGGTTTGAAGCGAACAAGGAATTCGTTTTTGTCATCACGGATCGAACGACTggtctaatattatttactggTGTGTACGCGGTGCcacaaattgtataaattattgaagAAATAAAACTGAGGCTGAGTGGTGGCTTAAATATTCGTAAAACTATTCAGAGAGAAGCTTCactattttatacttataaatgactgattaaataagtttaatactATACTGTGTTTAATTGCGTTGAATCGTTAATGATACCTATTTCCATCATATTATTTGcttcaaaatacataattatttgtttttaatcgacatttcaattgtttaaggattattttaaatcgatGAATGTTTTGGACATTTATCGTTTAAATCCGTTTGAAAAACAACTTAAGGAGTTCAGGTACCTCTCATTAGAATTATTCGTGAAAACAGAATAAACGCTTATTAGTATTAGGTGAATAGATTTTTTCAAATGACTCGTCAAAAGCAAAATGACTGAATACTGTAGAGAATGCATTATATggtatactttaataattaaataaatagattaaacacaatttgcAAGCCGTGTTAAATTTGTAAACGATAAAAGTAACTTTATGTTGTAAATGACCATTATTGTCATGTGTTTAGTCACCATGACATTGAATTACAAATGCGTTATGTACTAGGCATATGTAGTGCTTTGTGAATACCGAGTTTTTTCTGTTTAACTATTGCCGaggtcaaaatatatatagtgttTCAgagatcttttttttataaatgaacttAAATCTCTTATCacaaaactgaaaaaaataatcaaaattggAGACATGTGACAcatacaattaacaaaatatattgccTTAATAATCCAgccaatttattaaattataaaaaagtggtagacgagttttatatttaccaaaatccttattaacttcatttaaatctgtaaggaaataaatcattttaactaaatctgtctcttttcatatCAGCGTAAATACAATTAGCTAAAAAGTGACGAAAGAGTGATTATGTTATGACAGCAATAATACTGATTTGGTTTTTATGATTAATGCCATTCTTCTTCTTCGATACTTTATCTTTGTGTACGTTCTTGACAAAACGATTCAATCCTTAATTATCTACCATCTTATTCATGTCATATACTGTAGAcagatacatataaatatatatatatacgacgACATCGCTttgaacaacataccggttatattaaccaaaataaaaggtcccggctgaattctattgtattaggtacttaaaaaCAACGTCAttggctgttacgactatcggtttttaagACCAACTATGAGACCAAAGAAATACtgccttcgatgtcgttataacagatttttacTTTATGTATATGCAACTGTGATAACAAGTATGGTACACTATTTGAGGTGTTTAAATAGAACTTTTTCAGCAGTGTTGGTGCAGTAGCTTCAGCGAGCAGCTCTCATCCCTGCGGTCGTGTCATCGCTACATCTTTCGAttcccagctgtgcaccaatggacattctttctatgtgcgcattaaccatccgcttgaacggtgaaggaaaacatcgtaaggaaatcagccttagacccgaaaagtcgacggcttgtCTCAGcaacaggaggctgatcacctggcTATTAGATTGGCAAacgatcataaaacagatacagaaatctgcaGCCTAGACCTAAATAAAAACGTGTGGCGCCACAgatttttcaatagatttttttcctGTAAACTGATCAACGCAACATATTAATTCGCCAATAAAGATCCAGAATGATCGCAAGCGCGATCCTTACCTTACCTCCAGTACGATCTACtatgcaatattatttaagtgggttattagtaataatatatttataattatactagcttgacaatattatttgtttaaagcatttaacttataaatatattacgttATTTTTGTACGGCTCGAGGGACCAACATTTACGGTTCCTGAATCAGTGtggatgttttaaataatgtaaaaatatacactatttattatcaacccgcattaaacaaaagttttaaataattgtatgctatgtaatgtaaatgttGAATAAAAAGTCCTTTGGCtataactccgacgatttagaAAAACGTCTCACACATAAAATTAAGTATGCCTAcgttaacaaaatatacaatctTAGTTAGTACAAATTCCATAACTAGACATTACAATTGCATTATAGGAGCCGTGATCATAAGGGACAGTAGCTCGTAATCTAACAAATTAGCGTTTAAATCTATAGTAATTTAAAGAATGTCTTTTCCAAATTATAAGAAATCGTGATATACATTATCCGTGTgtttatagtacattttacGCTCTTTGGTAAAATCGagaaagttaataaattaataatcctTCGTATTCATCGCGCTGTACATTATTACCGTACATGTCAGTTAAAAGTCGACACGCTTATCCGTTATAACGCGTAGGGGGCTCACGAGTGCCTGGCCGGACTTATAAGAATTGGTAAGCTTTTTTCTTGTagaaccctaagtcgaattgtttcggaaatacATCAGTGGTAGTGGTTCCAAATAGTGGAAATGCGCGGCAAAATCTggcttaaaaaacgctcagttgtggaatgacggacTTCGAGGTGATAAGAGCGGACTTCTAAGCCTAAAATTACTAGGTAAATTAAGTACtgcataaacaattatataagtggtaacaataatattgaagtttttacaatttacttCCCACGTAAATGACATCAGTGTTGTGCTACGGCCACACTTTTGggattcataataataataagccttttatttttttgcaaaatcaaaataaagtaaacttaatcctattataatttttttaaagtaaatatattacactAAATTAGTTGCAAATTTTTATCTGTACCGCCTTCGCAGTTGAAGGTCTCCTCCAAGAATCTCCTGGTATCTCTGTCATAGGCAAACTCCATGCAGCTCGAGCCAGCCGTTTTGATGTTGTCATCCGCCCATCTCCcaccattattttattgtactttACTAGGTGTTCGTCGCGATCATACTCGCGTGTATTGAGTCTCGTCGTGCACATAATAAATCCCGCGAGGTACATGATCATTACTTGGTTGCGTAGATTATTTTTGGGtaagttttattgataatcGGAACGCACATAGCTAATAGAAGCTCTCAATAAGGAGTATCTTTCATCCGACAAATcagcaattatttttatcttaacgCAAacgctttataatattagtatgttagttttttttatttttttagcgCGCATTAGACTTACTTAGCCGCATTT
This portion of the Pieris brassicae chromosome 6, ilPieBrab1.1, whole genome shotgun sequence genome encodes:
- the LOC123710798 gene encoding serine protease inhibitor-like, whose translation is MWKIICLVSIVVATPTNPGVNFTPINEFSLKLLNNVYAFQESFGENNVAISPLSVWSIFSLLAEGSAGETFLELMRELRLPNDLRSTQALHAAVANLLKNSDRDVTLKGQSAMFSDKNLKIHKEFCDSANYYNNEVYFVDPTNTTLLAQDINYYICVATEGKIRNAVQPKHLENLRMILVDALYFKASWTYPFDPTQTKEEAFYNWQGKTIGSVNMMYHKAAHNFGDSNQIRAQILEMTYGKKEQFSMLILLPFDGMPIKALLDNLASQPLNWMTDFKYGELPEIDCYIPRFKISTQADLIPPLQYSGIQRIFEADKAELPGVSDSPLYISKTVQSVEIEVTEEGTVAAASTVVGLEDRILGQRFEANKEFVFVITDRTTGLILFTGVYAVPQIV